The following are encoded in a window of Magnolia sinica isolate HGM2019 chromosome 11, MsV1, whole genome shotgun sequence genomic DNA:
- the LOC131218112 gene encoding uncharacterized protein At4g06744-like produces MVTKFLLLHFCLLLSNLIQTSGRETLEVGIGIGIGIGGGGGGGSGNNGSGCPVPAPPPPPAKVPCPPPPSPPPPHRNPPPPPSPPPPHRNPPPPPSPPPPSPPPPPPRNPPPPPPPEPEILKPSDFLNTRIYNSYLVIQKFRKTITEDRMGITNTWNGPDLCRDKSKYKGFYCDNAPDTPANNKNARAVAAVDFNGYRLGAPSVAEFIEGLKDLAFFHANSNKFRGTITPGIANLPFFYELDVSNNLLSGEFPMPVLGIKNITFFDLRFNSFSGQVPPQLFLNFKLVEVIFINNNGFNQNIPANIGRSPVKYLTLANNQFTGSIPRSIRLASNTLLEVLFLNNQLSGCIPYEVGFLEKATVFDAGYNKLTGPIPYSLGCLKKIEQLNFAGNKLYGQIPEVICKLGSLQNLSLSDNYFTSVGPICRKLIKKGVLDDRKNCILGRPKQRSPDECTAFFSKPLLCPFPSSYVTIPCKQTISSVEDVPLPPSFTDATKATISPSPSPPPSYAALTKPEW; encoded by the coding sequence ATGGTAACCAAATTCCTACTACTGCACTTCTGTCTTCTACTTTCCAACTTAATCCAAACCTCCGGCAGAGAAACGCTGGAAGTCGgcatcggaatcggaatcggcattGGCGGCGGCGGCGGTGGTGGTAGTGGAAACAATGGCAGTGGGTGTCCTGTACCTGCGCCTCCCCCGCCGCCAGCTAAAGTCCCGTGCCCCCCACCGCCATCCCCACCGCCTCCACATCGAAATCCGCCTCCACCTCCATCCCCACCGCCTCCACATCGAAATCCGCCTCCACCTCCGTCCCCACCTCCTCCATCTCCGCCGCCACCTCCACCTCGAAATCCGCCCCCACCACCTCCCCCAGAGCCCGAAATCCTAAAACCATCTGATTTCTTGAACACAAGGATTTATAATTCTTACCTGGTTATCCAAAAGTTCAGGAAAACAATCACGGAAGACCGCATGGGCATAACCAACACGTGGAATGGCCCTGACCTCTGCCGTGACAAATCCAAGTACAAGGGCTTCTACTGCGACAATGCACCTGACACCCCGGCCAACAACAAGAACGCCCGCGCGGTAGCTGCCGTCGACTTCAATGGCTACCGGCTTGGAGCACCATCTGTCGCCGAGTTTATCGAAGGGCTCAAAGACCTCGCATTCTTCCACGCCAATTCCAATAAATTCAGGGGCACCATAACCCCCGGCATCGCCAATCTCCCGTTCTTCTACGAGTTGGATGTCAGCAACAACCTCTTGTCAGGAGAGTTCCCAATGCCAGTCCTGGGCATAAAAAACATCACGTTCTTCGACCTTCGATTCAACTCTTTTTCCGGACAGGTTCCGCCTCAGCTCTTCTTGAATTTCAAGCTGGTAGAAGTTATCTTCATCAATAATAACGGATTCAACCAGAATATCCCGGCTAACATTGGAAGATCTCCCGTGAAATATCTCACTCTTGCAAACAACCAATTCACGGGGAGCATCCCGCGCAGCATTCGCCTTGCTTCCAACACTCTCCTCGAAGTTCTCTTCCTAAACAACCAGTTATCCGGTTGCATCCCGTACGAGGTTGGCTTCTTGGAGAAGGCGACGGTGTTTGATGCGGGCTATAACAAGTTAACAGGTCCCATACCCTACTCATTGGGATGCCTAAAGAAGATTGAGCAGCTTAATTTCGCAGGCAACAAGCTCTACGGTCAGATACCGGAGGTGATCTGCAAGCTGGGGAGCCTGCAGAATCTGTCCCTCTCGGATAACTACTTCACatcggtggggcccatttgcagGAAGCTCATAAAGAAGGGAGTGCTTGATGACAGGAAGAACTGCATTTTGGGTCGTCCTAAGCAGAGGTCCCCAGACGAGTGCACTGCCTTCTTTTCCAAACCCTTGCTCTGCCCTTTCCCGTCTTCCTATGTTACCATCCCTTGTAAGCAAACCATCTCTTCCGTCGAGGATGTACCTCTTCCGCCGTCGTTTACAGATGCAACAAAGGCTACGATCTCACCGTCACCTTCCCCACCGCCTTCCTACGCGGCCCTCACAAAGCCTGAATGGTGA